One Spiroplasma endosymbiont of Dioctria linearis DNA segment encodes these proteins:
- the tig gene encoding trigger factor, which translates to MKFSTKKIAQKGQGIWIVTIEGKEWEEAVKKGKSKAAANIEIPGFRKGKAPKEKIEQYLTPVKYLNAAVQSIMDKAWTFARDQKSDIEPFTSPVPTPVKISEKECELHFIFDLKPEIKIGTYKGLKDKELLKEELKVTKEELDKAIDQYRERFVMEKLKEKGAKIAKGDSVSFDFEGFIDGKAFKGGKGLDFKLIIGSGQMIPGFEDAMIGKGLGESSINVEFPKDYTEELKGKKAEFKLDVKEIKERILPAKDDELVKDLNLPGITTFKELENSLKTQILDQKTLQSKNVFVNKVIDLIRLNSTIEIPKSAINKEIETLYKEFEAKVQSQKITIKDYKKQTGLTDSDIRNELFGDAKKRIESYLITDQVRNTEKFEVSEEELKQKYETLAKSFGVEIDFIKNSFLPEAQIKEEIIKEKIVDFLYTNNG; encoded by the coding sequence ATGAAATTTAGTACAAAAAAAATTGCACAAAAAGGACAAGGAATTTGGATAGTTACAATTGAAGGTAAAGAATGAGAAGAAGCAGTTAAAAAAGGTAAATCAAAAGCAGCAGCTAACATTGAGATACCAGGTTTTAGAAAAGGTAAAGCACCAAAAGAAAAAATTGAACAGTATTTAACACCAGTTAAATATTTAAATGCAGCAGTTCAATCAATCATGGATAAAGCTTGGACTTTTGCAAGAGATCAAAAGTCTGATATTGAACCATTTACTTCACCAGTACCAACGCCTGTTAAAATTAGTGAAAAGGAATGTGAGTTACACTTTATTTTTGACTTAAAACCAGAAATAAAAATAGGAACTTACAAAGGGCTAAAAGATAAAGAGTTATTGAAAGAAGAGTTAAAAGTTACAAAAGAAGAATTAGATAAAGCAATTGACCAATATAGAGAAAGATTTGTAATGGAAAAACTAAAAGAAAAAGGTGCTAAAATTGCTAAGGGTGATTCAGTATCATTTGATTTTGAAGGATTTATTGATGGTAAAGCTTTCAAAGGTGGAAAAGGACTAGATTTCAAATTAATTATTGGAAGTGGCCAAATGATTCCTGGTTTTGAAGATGCAATGATTGGTAAAGGGCTAGGAGAATCTTCAATTAATGTAGAGTTCCCCAAAGACTATACTGAGGAATTAAAAGGAAAAAAAGCTGAGTTTAAGTTAGATGTAAAAGAAATTAAAGAGAGAATTTTACCTGCAAAAGATGATGAATTAGTAAAGGATTTAAATCTACCGGGAATTACTACTTTTAAAGAGTTAGAAAATAGTTTAAAAACTCAAATTTTAGATCAAAAAACATTACAATCAAAAAATGTTTTTGTAAACAAAGTGATAGATTTAATTAGATTGAATTCAACTATAGAAATTCCAAAATCAGCTATTAATAAAGAAATTGAAACTTTATACAAGGAATTTGAAGCAAAGGTTCAAAGTCAAAAAATAACAATCAAAGATTATAAAAAACAAACAGGGTTAACTGATAGTGATATTAGAAACGAATTATTTGGGGATGCAAAAAAACGTATTGAAAGTTATTTAATAACAGATCAAGTTAGAAATACTGAAAAATTTGAAGTATCAGAAGAAGAATTAAAACAAAAGTATGAAACTTTAGCTAAATCATTTGGTGTAGAAATTGACTTTATTAAGAATTCTTTCTTACCAGAAGCACAGATAAAAGAAGAAATAATTAAAGAAAAAATCGTTGATTTCTTATATACAAATAACGGTTAA
- a CDS encoding MMB_0454 family protein, protein MYISIERNSRGNLEIDEKILSKIIEFDVISIAVGYKSINVSVTIHQETDLFILVRVYALGQGKFFMDGVKATSVINDSIYKTLKVKPKNISFAFIK, encoded by the coding sequence ATGTACATATCTATTGAAAGAAACTCTAGAGGTAATCTAGAAATAGATGAAAAAATACTAAGTAAAATAATTGAATTTGATGTTATTTCAATTGCAGTTGGCTATAAAAGTATAAATGTAAGTGTAACTATTCATCAGGAAACTGATCTATTTATTTTGGTAAGAGTATACGCGCTTGGTCAAGGAAAATTTTTTATGGATGGAGTTAAAGCAACTTCAGTTATTAATGATTCTATTTATAAAACTTTAAAAGTAAAACCAAAAAATATATCTTTTGCATTTATTAAATAG
- the efp gene encoding elongation factor P: MSVNDLRPGNTFLYDGNIFVVLENSFSKTGRQQGKVTVKVKNLRTAARVEITFTGGEKVDKALIEKKDMQFLYNDGSNCVLMNTENYEQVEIASAKLEWELKFITDGIMVKMTEYDGEILGITIPEKIELTIVEAEPAVKGDTTSGAQKKAKVETGLEITVPLFIKEGEKVLINTTDGKYAGRAN, from the coding sequence ATGTCAGTAAACGATTTAAGACCTGGAAATACATTCTTATATGATGGGAATATTTTTGTTGTTTTGGAAAACTCATTTTCTAAAACAGGTAGACAACAGGGAAAAGTAACAGTAAAAGTTAAAAATTTGAGAACTGCAGCAAGAGTTGAAATTACTTTTACAGGGGGAGAAAAAGTAGATAAGGCTTTAATTGAGAAAAAGGATATGCAATTTTTATATAATGATGGTTCAAATTGTGTTTTAATGAATACTGAAAATTATGAACAAGTGGAAATTGCTTCAGCAAAATTAGAATGAGAATTAAAATTTATAACAGATGGTATTATGGTAAAAATGACAGAGTATGATGGTGAAATTCTGGGAATAACTATTCCTGAAAAAATAGAACTAACAATAGTTGAAGCTGAACCTGCTGTTAAAGGTGATACAACTAGTGGAGCTCAAAAAAAGGCAAAAGTTGAAACAGGATTAGAAATAACTGTTCCTTTATTTATTAAAGAAGGAGAAAAAGTGTTAATTAATACTACTGATGGAAAATATGCAGGAAGAGCAAACTAA
- the fmt gene encoding methionyl-tRNA formyltransferase has protein sequence MFKVIFCGTPDISVEILKGIEKTGLTIVGIITQPDKQIGRKKEIKFSPVKEYSLSKNYRLFQPFKISQIYDELKSLEADFMITCAYGQFITQPILDLFKNCINVHASLLPKYRGGSPIQYAIMNGESKTGISLMKMIKKMDAGDVYCQAEILITPEDNADSVFQKMAVLGKKMIEESLLQILKGQLIGVQQDETKVSFAYNLKNEEEKIDWNKSAEQICNFIRALSPQPIAFTYIDQERIKIKSARVIKDEEKIMTLDKIFANGEIIAIDKEGIIVNTTNGFLKIIELQREGKKMVSASTFKDPNSPIKVGLIFN, from the coding sequence ATGTTTAAAGTGATATTTTGTGGTACTCCTGATATATCAGTTGAGATTTTAAAAGGTATAGAAAAAACTGGCCTAACAATTGTTGGTATTATTACTCAACCTGACAAGCAAATTGGTAGAAAAAAGGAAATTAAGTTCTCACCAGTAAAAGAATATAGTTTAAGCAAAAATTATAGACTATTTCAACCTTTTAAGATTTCACAAATTTATGATGAATTAAAAAGTCTAGAAGCAGATTTTATGATTACTTGTGCTTATGGTCAATTTATTACTCAACCAATTTTAGATCTCTTTAAAAATTGTATTAATGTTCATGCAAGTCTTTTACCAAAATACAGAGGGGGAAGCCCGATACAATATGCAATTATGAATGGAGAAAGCAAAACTGGTATTTCATTAATGAAAATGATTAAAAAGATGGATGCAGGTGATGTGTATTGCCAAGCAGAAATTTTAATTACACCAGAAGATAACGCTGATTCAGTTTTTCAAAAAATGGCCGTTTTAGGTAAAAAAATGATAGAAGAAAGTTTATTACAAATATTAAAAGGGCAATTAATTGGAGTTCAACAAGATGAAACTAAAGTTAGCTTCGCATATAATTTAAAAAATGAAGAAGAAAAAATAGACTGAAATAAATCAGCTGAGCAAATTTGTAATTTTATTAGAGCTTTGAGCCCTCAACCAATTGCTTTTACATATATTGACCAAGAAAGAATTAAAATAAAATCAGCAAGAGTTATAAAAGATGAAGAGAAAATAATGACATTAGATAAAATATTTGCTAATGGAGAAATAATTGCCATTGATAAAGAGGGAATAATTGTAAATACAACTAATGGATTTTTAAAAATTATTGAACTTCAAAGAGAAGGTAAAAAAATGGTTAGTGCATCTACTTTTAAAGATCCAAATTCACCTATAAAAGTGGGTTTAATTTTTAACTAA
- a CDS encoding DUF2779 domain-containing protein — protein sequence MKVVTKEDFKRYMGVCPKIAWIFHNLENFKTIINLKKNKILETHYKVEMNTEDDFNSSSGFNAIDLYSDLLTKEESLLSKEESNQKDLLIKQLNDLNGFEISGLPAETIVDGLAVGEAAREYFIEKLYEENSVKKTNFEYFDFQEMEYSQTIQKTREILENNNIKYLFEPTFEANDSMLRVRCDVLINNGNKHVTIVEFKGSTSSKTEHFLDIMYQKKVLEKNGYIVDDVKIGLINRDYIRGIGIKEERRDFKVSDLYDIDYENDIEPKTKDLKLPISGESDLIYSQLIRITDKLENSIKLPKINSLIEGMEANDFYFDGCIAEISAFFETKENLFNEKCKKIKLEYAKLSYKLDEKYCQHVVPYYDKSKFNLYELSRFKASAAVIHSLFPKDIYIENIKDVEDNKYIYNSKHLFKQDEKRVINVVSNFIKNKKITAKDIIKAGSYETILKNLKQYYDYPVYMYDFETVKWAIPKYDNSWAYQQIPFQYSIHVIDNPNYDFNDPINTMKHLNFIASNQEDPRPQFLLNFIRDCFKYGPGIYVAYNKSFEKGVLKNLIYCYPQFTIPLTYIYMNTIDLMEFFRKSGDNWLIYHPEFRGSYSIKKTQPALDSSLSYKDLKINKGDKASQTFRQFLDNVISQEEYEIILKEDMLKYCDRDTLAMIVVLQKVVDIVKEYNPNFLEDLMKLREDEN from the coding sequence ATGAAAGTAGTTACAAAAGAAGATTTTAAAAGATATATGGGCGTTTGCCCAAAAATAGCTTGAATTTTTCATAATTTAGAAAATTTTAAAACAATTATTAATTTGAAAAAAAATAAGATTCTGGAAACTCATTACAAAGTTGAAATGAACACAGAAGATGATTTTAATTCTTCGTCTGGATTTAATGCAATTGATTTATATTCTGATTTATTAACAAAAGAAGAAAGTCTTTTATCAAAAGAGGAGTCTAATCAAAAAGATTTATTAATTAAACAATTAAATGATCTTAATGGTTTTGAGATATCAGGGCTTCCTGCAGAAACAATTGTTGATGGATTGGCAGTTGGTGAAGCTGCTAGGGAGTATTTTATTGAAAAATTATATGAAGAGAACTCAGTGAAAAAAACAAATTTTGAATATTTTGATTTTCAGGAAATGGAATATAGTCAAACAATTCAAAAAACACGTGAGATTTTAGAAAATAATAATATAAAGTATTTGTTCGAACCCACTTTTGAAGCTAATGACTCTATGTTAAGAGTTAGATGTGACGTTTTAATTAACAATGGTAATAAGCACGTTACAATTGTTGAATTTAAGGGGTCAACCTCTTCAAAGACTGAGCATTTTCTTGATATTATGTATCAAAAAAAAGTTTTAGAGAAAAATGGTTATATTGTTGATGATGTAAAAATAGGCCTAATAAATAGAGACTATATTAGAGGAATTGGTATTAAAGAAGAAAGACGAGACTTTAAAGTATCAGATTTATATGATATAGATTATGAAAATGATATAGAACCTAAAACTAAGGATTTAAAACTTCCAATTAGTGGTGAATCTGATTTAATATATTCACAATTAATAAGAATTACAGATAAATTGGAGAATTCTATAAAACTTCCAAAAATTAATAGTTTAATTGAAGGAATGGAAGCAAATGATTTCTATTTTGATGGTTGTATAGCGGAGATATCAGCTTTTTTTGAAACAAAAGAGAATTTATTTAATGAAAAGTGTAAAAAAATTAAATTGGAATATGCAAAATTAAGCTATAAACTTGATGAAAAATATTGTCAACATGTTGTTCCATATTATGATAAAAGCAAGTTTAATCTTTACGAATTATCAAGATTTAAAGCATCTGCAGCAGTTATACACTCATTATTTCCAAAAGACATTTATATTGAAAATATTAAGGATGTAGAAGATAATAAATATATTTATAATTCTAAACATTTGTTTAAGCAAGATGAAAAAAGAGTAATTAATGTTGTTTCTAATTTTATAAAAAATAAAAAAATTACAGCCAAAGATATTATCAAAGCTGGTTCATATGAAACAATCTTAAAAAATTTAAAACAATATTATGATTATCCAGTTTATATGTACGACTTTGAAACAGTAAAGTGAGCAATTCCTAAGTATGATAATTCTTGAGCTTACCAACAAATTCCATTTCAATATTCAATTCACGTTATTGATAATCCAAATTACGATTTTAATGACCCAATAAATACAATGAAACATTTAAACTTTATTGCAAGTAATCAAGAAGATCCAAGACCGCAATTTTTATTAAATTTTATTAGAGATTGTTTTAAATATGGTCCAGGTATTTATGTGGCATATAATAAATCTTTTGAAAAGGGAGTTTTAAAAAATCTTATTTATTGTTATCCTCAATTCACAATTCCCTTGACTTACATTTATATGAATACTATTGACTTAATGGAATTTTTCAGAAAAAGTGGAGACAATTGATTAATTTATCATCCAGAGTTTAGAGGATCATATTCAATTAAAAAAACTCAACCTGCTTTGGATAGTAGTTTGAGTTACAAGGATCTAAAAATTAATAAAGGTGATAAAGCAAGTCAAACTTTCAGACAATTTTTAGATAATGTAATTAGTCAAGAAGAATATGAAATAATTTTAAAAGAGGATATGCTTAAATATTGTGACAGAGATACATTAGCCATGATTGTAGTTTTACAAAAAGTTGTAGATATTGTTAAGGAATATAATCCTAATTTTTTAGAAGATCTTATGAAATTAAGAGAGGATGAGAATTAA
- the mnmA gene encoding tRNA 2-thiouridine(34) synthase MnmA: protein MKKKKVIVGLSGGVDSSVTAAILLEQGYEVEALFMRNWDSNLNNDILGNKLDEEVCPQEKDYLDALEVAKKLNIKIHRVDFIKEYWDYVFEHFVSEYKKGRTPNPDILCNKYIKFDKFLNYAINDLKADYIAMGHYAGVRFDKDKNTYELIRGLDKEKDQSYFLCQLNQKQLSKTLFPLQKFQKSEIRKIAKKYDLITAEKKDSTGICFIGERDFTNFLQNYISNQPGDIIDIKSNKKIGTHIGVMYYTIGQRKGLNLGGQKEPYYVAEKDINNKIIYVAPLSDETFLESKSCIVEEFNFISNYEIYFKSNKFQCSAKFRYRQKDIKVEVEVISNNKIKINYQEPVRAVTEGQEAVLYINEICLGGGVIDKVLKI, encoded by the coding sequence ATGAAAAAAAAGAAAGTTATTGTTGGTCTAAGTGGAGGAGTAGATTCTTCTGTTACTGCAGCAATATTATTAGAACAAGGTTATGAAGTTGAAGCTCTTTTTATGAGGAATTGAGATAGTAACTTAAATAATGATATTCTTGGAAATAAATTAGATGAGGAAGTATGTCCACAAGAAAAGGATTACTTAGATGCTTTAGAAGTAGCTAAAAAATTGAATATAAAAATTCATAGAGTTGATTTCATTAAGGAATATTGAGACTATGTTTTTGAGCATTTTGTAAGTGAATACAAAAAGGGAAGAACACCAAATCCAGATATTCTTTGTAATAAATACATTAAGTTCGATAAGTTTTTAAATTATGCAATTAATGATCTTAAAGCAGACTATATTGCTATGGGTCATTATGCAGGAGTTAGATTTGATAAGGATAAAAATACTTATGAATTAATAAGAGGACTTGATAAGGAAAAGGACCAAAGTTATTTTCTTTGTCAGTTAAACCAAAAACAGTTATCAAAAACGCTTTTTCCACTTCAAAAATTTCAAAAGAGTGAAATTAGAAAAATTGCAAAAAAATATGATTTAATAACAGCTGAGAAAAAAGATTCTACAGGTATTTGTTTTATTGGAGAGAGAGATTTTACTAATTTTTTACAAAATTATATTTCAAATCAACCAGGAGATATTATAGATATAAAATCTAATAAAAAAATAGGAACACATATTGGTGTAATGTACTATACAATTGGCCAAAGAAAAGGATTAAATCTTGGTGGTCAAAAAGAACCATATTATGTTGCTGAAAAGGATATCAATAATAAAATTATTTATGTAGCTCCATTAAGCGATGAGACTTTTTTAGAATCAAAAAGTTGCATAGTTGAGGAATTTAATTTTATATCTAATTATGAAATATATTTTAAATCAAATAAATTTCAATGTAGTGCAAAATTTAGATATAGACAAAAAGATATTAAAGTTGAAGTAGAAGTAATCTCAAATAATAAAATTAAAATTAATTATCAAGAGCCAGTTAGGGCTGTTACTGAGGGTCAAGAAGCCGTATTATATATTAATGAGATTTGTCTTGGTGGTGGAGTTATTGATAAAGTTTTAAAAATTTAA
- a CDS encoding DnaJ C-terminal domain-containing protein, whose product MAKRDYYEILGIAKSSSEDDIKKAYRKLAKKYHPDICKEPDAEEKFKEATEAAEVLLDANKRQAYDQFGHDGLSGMGSGFGGGFGQGFGDFFSNMGGAGDFFSDIFSNFFGGRGSSSSRARTSRGKDVVIDVNLTLKELLFGVDKEIKMDLISKCDDCDGTGAKSKSDIVECEVCNGHGVVTVLQDMGIAKFQTQQSCPKCKGNGKENKNPCKTCRGHATVLKKETVMMPIPKGLVPGQQIVLRNAGNYSPNGGERGHLYADIHLNGSKKLAIVNEFDIKFKFDISYLDAILANEISIKTLDGNINVKIPKGIKNGDIITVKNYGLYKGVKSSHRGNLLLEVNFVIPKDLEKSEREKLQSISDSTNFKVTNNLEE is encoded by the coding sequence ATGGCTAAAAGAGATTACTATGAAATTTTGGGTATTGCCAAATCTTCATCTGAAGATGATATCAAAAAAGCATATCGTAAATTAGCTAAAAAATACCACCCAGATATTTGTAAAGAACCGGATGCAGAAGAAAAGTTTAAAGAAGCTACAGAAGCAGCTGAGGTATTATTAGATGCAAATAAACGTCAAGCTTATGATCAATTTGGTCACGATGGATTAAGTGGAATGGGTTCTGGTTTTGGTGGTGGATTTGGACAAGGATTCGGAGACTTCTTCTCAAATATGGGAGGAGCTGGAGACTTTTTCTCAGACATCTTTTCTAATTTTTTTGGAGGAAGAGGTAGTTCTTCTTCAAGAGCAAGAACTTCAAGAGGAAAAGATGTTGTAATAGATGTTAATTTAACTCTAAAAGAATTATTATTTGGAGTTGACAAAGAAATTAAAATGGATTTAATTTCAAAATGTGATGATTGTGATGGAACTGGTGCAAAATCGAAATCAGATATTGTTGAGTGTGAAGTGTGTAATGGACACGGTGTAGTTACTGTACTTCAAGATATGGGTATTGCTAAATTTCAAACACAACAATCTTGTCCAAAATGTAAAGGAAATGGAAAAGAAAATAAGAATCCATGTAAAACTTGTAGAGGACATGCAACTGTTCTTAAAAAGGAAACTGTCATGATGCCAATACCAAAAGGTTTAGTTCCAGGTCAGCAAATTGTTTTAAGAAATGCAGGAAACTATTCTCCAAATGGTGGAGAGCGTGGTCATTTATATGCAGATATACATCTGAATGGTTCCAAAAAATTAGCAATAGTGAATGAGTTTGATATCAAATTTAAATTTGATATAAGTTATCTAGATGCTATTCTGGCAAATGAAATTTCTATAAAAACATTAGATGGAAATATTAATGTAAAAATACCAAAAGGTATCAAAAATGGAGATATTATTACTGTTAAAAATTATGGACTATATAAAGGTGTTAAATCATCTCACAGAGGTAATTTATTATTAGAAGTTAATTTTGTAATTCCAAAAGATCTTGAAAAAAGCGAGAGAGAAAAATTGCAAAGCATATCAGACTCAACTAATTTTAAAGTTACAAATAATTTAGAAGAATAA
- the dnaK gene encoding molecular chaperone DnaK, with product MAKERIIGIDLGTTNSCVAIMEGGQPMVLENPEGQRTTPSVVAFKNSDIIIGGAAKRQAVTNPNTAISIKRDMGTNKKRNLEGKDYSPEQISAEILRYLKKYAEDKIGTKVTKAVITVPAYFNDAQRKATKDAGKIAGLDVERIINEPTAAALAYGIDKQDKEMKVLVYDLGGGTFDVSLLELAEGTYDVLSTSGDNELGGDDFDQKIMDWIGQEIKKEHNIDLSKDKMALQRFKDEAEKAKINLSSQVETEINLPFIAMNESGPVNFSTKLSRAEFQKMSKDLVERTRKPVEDALKEAKLKASDIDQVLLVGGSTRIPAVQELVKSLLGKEPNRTINPDEVVAMGAAIQGGVLAGDVTDVLLLDVTPLTLGIETMGGVMTPLIQRNTTIPTEKSQVFSTAVDNQPAVDINVLQGERPMAADNKSLGQFQLTGIKPAPKGTPQIEVTFKIDVNGIVSVTAKDKATNEEKTITISNSGSLSDAEIERMVKEAEENQESDNKKRKNIELKNKAESYLNIIESSISETGDQVNEEQKKQSEEMAKEIRELISKEDYETLEKKMNDLEQAMKMASEMAAQQAQAGATEQPKEDIENKKDKKDKKDKKDKNKDEESK from the coding sequence ATGGCAAAAGAAAGAATTATAGGAATAGACTTAGGTACAACAAATTCATGTGTAGCTATTATGGAGGGTGGACAACCAATGGTTCTTGAAAACCCTGAAGGTCAAAGAACAACACCATCTGTTGTTGCATTTAAAAATAGTGACATTATTATTGGGGGAGCTGCAAAAAGACAAGCAGTAACAAACCCAAATACAGCAATATCAATTAAACGTGATATGGGAACAAATAAGAAAAGAAATTTAGAAGGAAAAGATTATTCTCCAGAACAAATTTCTGCAGAAATTTTAAGATATTTAAAAAAATATGCTGAAGATAAAATTGGTACAAAAGTAACAAAAGCTGTTATTACAGTACCAGCTTACTTCAATGATGCTCAAAGAAAAGCTACAAAAGATGCAGGGAAAATTGCAGGTTTAGATGTTGAAAGAATTATTAATGAACCTACTGCAGCTGCATTGGCATATGGAATTGACAAACAAGATAAAGAAATGAAAGTTTTAGTTTATGACTTGGGTGGAGGAACATTTGACGTTTCATTATTAGAATTAGCAGAAGGAACATATGATGTTTTATCAACTTCAGGTGATAATGAATTGGGGGGAGATGACTTTGACCAAAAAATTATGGATTGAATCGGTCAAGAAATTAAAAAAGAACACAATATTGATTTATCAAAAGATAAAATGGCTTTACAAAGATTTAAAGATGAAGCAGAAAAAGCAAAAATTAACTTATCAAGTCAAGTTGAAACAGAAATTAACTTACCATTTATTGCAATGAATGAAAGTGGACCAGTTAACTTTTCAACTAAATTATCAAGAGCAGAGTTTCAAAAAATGTCAAAAGATTTAGTTGAAAGAACTAGAAAACCAGTTGAAGATGCTTTAAAAGAAGCAAAATTAAAAGCTAGTGATATTGATCAAGTTCTTTTAGTTGGGGGATCAACAAGAATTCCAGCAGTTCAAGAATTAGTAAAATCATTACTTGGAAAAGAACCAAATAGAACTATTAATCCAGATGAAGTTGTTGCTATGGGTGCAGCTATTCAAGGTGGAGTTTTAGCTGGGGACGTAACTGATGTTCTTTTATTAGATGTTACTCCTCTAACATTAGGGATTGAAACAATGGGTGGAGTTATGACACCTTTGATTCAAAGAAATACAACAATTCCAACTGAAAAATCACAAGTATTCTCAACAGCAGTTGATAATCAACCAGCAGTTGATATTAATGTATTACAAGGTGAAAGACCAATGGCTGCAGATAATAAATCATTAGGACAATTCCAATTAACAGGAATCAAACCAGCTCCAAAAGGAACTCCTCAAATTGAAGTTACATTTAAAATTGACGTAAACGGTATTGTATCTGTAACTGCAAAAGATAAAGCTACTAATGAAGAAAAAACTATTACAATCTCAAACTCAGGTAGTTTATCTGATGCAGAAATTGAAAGAATGGTTAAAGAAGCCGAAGAAAATCAAGAGTCAGATAATAAAAAACGTAAAAATATTGAATTAAAAAATAAGGCTGAAAGTTACTTGAATATAATTGAATCTTCAATTAGTGAAACTGGAGATCAAGTAAATGAAGAGCAAAAAAAACAATCTGAAGAAATGGCAAAAGAAATTCGTGAATTAATTTCAAAGGAAGATTATGAAACTTTAGAGAAAAAAATGAATGATTTAGAGCAAGCAATGAAAATGGCTTCTGAAATGGCAGCTCAGCAAGCACAAGCTGGTGCAACTGAACAACCAAAAGAAGATATTGAAAACAAAAAAGATAAAAAAGATAAAAAAGATAAAAAAGACAAAAATAAAGATGAAGAATCTAAATAA
- a CDS encoding nucleotide exchange factor GrpE encodes MEKEKMKKILDLFENIKKELNINPKTKEIKDEKSDKDHKNIKTEDKKNKEVNVEELSNIEKLELEFIALNDEIAKLEEARLIAVADNQNTVRRFQNESVLVRKYGGEKLASELIPAIDMFRGVLNSTPDNAEIKNYLMGFEMIINQIDQALTNAGVAMVVVKPGDDFNPELHSAIEQVKSEEFKSGKIAIVVSNGYKLHDRVIKHAAVKVAE; translated from the coding sequence ATGGAAAAAGAAAAAATGAAAAAAATTTTGGATCTATTTGAAAATATTAAAAAAGAATTAAATATAAATCCAAAAACAAAAGAAATTAAAGATGAAAAGTCTGATAAAGATCATAAGAATATAAAAACTGAAGACAAAAAAAATAAGGAAGTTAATGTTGAAGAACTTTCTAATATTGAAAAATTGGAATTAGAGTTTATAGCATTGAATGATGAAATTGCAAAACTAGAAGAAGCAAGATTAATTGCGGTAGCTGATAATCAAAATACAGTTAGAAGATTTCAAAATGAAAGTGTTTTGGTTAGAAAGTATGGCGGTGAAAAATTAGCTTCGGAATTGATTCCAGCAATAGATATGTTTAGAGGAGTTTTAAATTCAACTCCTGATAATGCTGAAATTAAAAATTATTTAATGGGATTTGAAATGATTATTAATCAAATTGACCAAGCATTAACAAATGCTGGTGTAGCAATGGTTGTTGTAAAACCAGGAGATGATTTCAATCCAGAATTGCATTCTGCAATTGAGCAAGTAAAAAGTGAAGAATTTAAATCAGGAAAAATAGCAATTGTTGTTTCAAATGGTTATAAATTACATGATAGAGTTATTAAACATGCAGCTGTAAAAGTTGCAGAGTAA